A single genomic interval of Panthera uncia isolate 11264 chromosome A1 unlocalized genomic scaffold, Puncia_PCG_1.0 HiC_scaffold_17, whole genome shotgun sequence harbors:
- the PRLR gene encoding prolactin receptor, translating into MKESVASTIFVLLLFLNTRLLNGQSPPGKPEILKCRSPEKETFTCWWKPGEDGGLPTNYTLTYHKEGETLTHVCPDYITSGPNSCYFNKKHTSIWTMYIITINATNQMGSTSSDPRYVDVTYIVEPDPPVNLTLELKQPEDKKPYLWMKWFPPTLVDVRSGWLTLQYEIRLKPEKATEWETHFAGQQTQFKILSLYPGQKYLVQVRCKPDHGFWSEWSPESSIQIPNDVTMKDTIVWIFVAVLSAVICLIMVVAVALKGHSMVTCILPPVPGPKIKGFDTHLLEKGKSEELLSALGCQDFPPTSDCEDLLVEFLEVDDSEDQQLMPALSKEHPGQDRKPTPLDPDSDSGRGSCDSPSLLSKKCEEARANPSTFNTPEGIEKPENPQTNATRTWDPQSTSLEGKIPSFPANGSKSSTWPLPQPPSHPSPRSSYHNIADVCKLAMGPAGASATLLDKTDTHALRSSKNVETGGEKVAVEQRVVESFHSKTDQGTAWLLTLEKTSFISVKPLDYVEIHKVNKDGALSLLPKQKENGNQTDKPSTPETSKEYAKVSRVMDNNILVLVQDPQAQNLASFEEPAKGAPQPLQPNQAKEDLASFTSAPSNCGLQQGGLDYLDPTCVMHSFQ; encoded by the exons ATGAAGGAAAGTGTGGCATCCACAATTTTCGTTTTGCTACTTTTTCTCAACACCAGACTCCTGAATG GACAATCACCTCCTGGAAAACCTGAGATCCTTAAATGTCGTTCTCCTGAAAAGGAGACATTCACCTGCTGGTGGAAGCCTGGGGAAGATGGAGGTCTCCCTACCAATTACACACTGACTTACCACAAGGAAGG AGAGACACTCACACATGTATGTCCAGACTACATAACCAGTGGCCCCAATTCCTGTTACTTCAACAAGAAGCACACCTCCATCTGGACAATGTACATCATCACAATAAATGCCACAAACCAGATGGGAAGCACTTCCTCGGATCCACGTTATGTGGACGTGACTTACATAG TTGAACCAGACCCTCCTGTGAACCTGACTTTGGAATTAAAACAGCCAGAAGACAAAAAACCGTATCTGTGGATGAAATGGTTCCCACCCACCCTGGTTGATGTAAGATCTGGTTGGCTCACACTCCAGTACGAAATTCGATTAAAACCCGAGAAAGCCACTGAGTGGGAG ACTCATTTTGCTGGGCAGCAGACTCAGTTTAAGATTCTCAGCTTATATCCAGGACAGAAATACCTTGTCCAGGTTCGCTGCAAGCCAGACCATGGATTCTGGAGTGAGTGGAGCCCAGAGAGCTCCATTCAGATACCTAATG ATGTCACCATGAAAGATACCATTGTGTGGATCTTTGTGGCTGTTCTTTCTGCTGTCATCTGTCTGATTATGGTCGTGGCAGTGGCTTTGAAAGGCCATAG CATGGTGACCTGCATCCTTCCACCAGTTCCTGGgccaaaaataaaaggatttgatACTCATCTGCTGGAG AAGGGCAAGTCTGAAGAACTGCTGAGTGCCCTGGGGTGCCAAGACTTCCCTCCCACTTCTGACTGTGAGGACTTACTGGTGGAGTTTTTAGAAGTGGATGACAGTGAGGACCAGCAGCTGATGCCAGCCCTTTCAAAAGAACACCCGGGTCAAGATAGGAAGCCCACACCCCTGGACCCAGACAGTGACTCTGGCCGGGGCAGTTGCGACAGCCCTTCCCTTTTGTCTAAAAAGTGTGAGGAAGCCCGGGCAAATCCCTCCACATTTAACACTCCTGAGGGCATTGAGAAGCCAGAGAATCCCCAGACAAATGCTACCCGCACCTGGGACCCCCAGAGCACAAGCTTGGAAGGCAAAATCCCTTCTTTCCCTGCCAATGGATCCAAATCTTCAACATGGCCTTTACCACAGCCCCCCAGCCATCCCAGCCCCAGATCTTCTTACCACAACATTGCTGATGTGTGCAAGCTGGCCATGGGCCCAGCAGGTGCATCGGCCACTTTGTTGGACAAAACAGACACACATGCTTTAAGATCTTCAAAAAATGTTGAGACTGGAGGGGAGAAAGTGGCAGTTGAGCAGAGGGTAGTGGAAAGCTTCCATTCCAAGACTGACCAAGGCACAGCATGGCTGTTGACCCTGGAGAAaacctcttttatctctgtgaaaCCCTTGGATTATGTGGAGATTCACAAAGTTAACAAAGATGGAGCACTATCATTGCtcccaaaacagaaagagaacgGCAACCAGACAGACAAGCCCAGCACTCCTGAAACCAGTAAGGAGTATGCCAAGGTGTCCAGGGTGATGGATAACAACATCCTGGTGTTAGTGCAGGATCCGCAAGCTCAAAACCTGGCTTCATTTGAAGAACCAGCCAAGGGGGCTCCACAGCCCCTTCAACCGAATCAAGCTAAAGAAGACCTGGCCTCCTTCACGTCAGCACCAAGCAACTGTGGACTCCAGCAGGGTGGGTTGGATTACCTGGATCCCACATGTGTTATGCACTCCTTTCAGTGA